Part of the Henckelia pumila isolate YLH828 chromosome 2, ASM3356847v2, whole genome shotgun sequence genome is shown below.
ataaatttattgattAAGAATCTACTATGGAATATGAATCGTTACCAAAATTCTTTGGATGATTCACTACTTGTATGAAATCGACTCTTCTGGAATTCCTTCAGTTACATGGTCTTCCTCACCAATCTTCGAATCAACCAACGGACAATAGTGTGAGCtaactcttttaatttttctcaCAAAATTATTAACTAGAATTTTGCACAAAAATTTTCTAATCTGACAAGAGAGTATGAGACGTGCATATATGtgtatttctaaaaaaattttgatccaTTCTTCTGAAAGCTAGAAGACTATTTTTATAGATTAAAAATTGAACCGATCAaatcttttcaatttttaattattaaaattcaaatcaaaacaaaatcaaaatcccAACTAATTTGAGAaacttttgaatttcaaatttgtaACCAAAtttgaaaaccaaaaaatatGGTTCTCGAAAATcaagaaacaaaaaataattcaaaatatttgaattttaaataatgGTCAAATGtctaatatttgatttcaattatttaaaaaatcaaaacttaTTTGAATTTCTATAGAATCAGATAATCATATCCAATTTTAAAACTGAAATTATTTGACATTCAAATAATTATCAAACATCTCATAATTATCTAAAATAATTACTCTCTCTATTTATCCAAAAACAAATTATATTTGTAATCAAAttacaaatataaaatataatatttttttattaaataataaacagttttattatttaatcaatttgtgtgaattaataattaatcaaattaattatttaagaatATCCATTGTGATTGCGTGAAGATGATTTGGGGACCATGGACCCATAATCTCAAGCTCCAATAAATTTAGACAAAATCAATTAAagttctttaattaattatctaaTTTATTAGTTCCAAGGTTATTCCACTAAAAACCCGGAACTGCACTCTTGAGAAATATGGAACATGTTTACCCAAATATTTGAATAGTCCATCGATATAATCATTACATGTTAATCAACCATCCGTTCATGGTTCAAATTAGAGCTAAGTTAAATTACCGTTTTACCCCTTTGTTTGTATCTAAAATCTTAAGTACCATTGATCCACTAGTGAACAGTTAATTCATAATCTAATTATGAATTAGAGCGCTCAAACTGTTCAGTGCTAGAACCAATACTCAAGGGAACCATTTTAGCATCCTTTCGAAAGTTACGGATTTCGTGTCTAAATCAAATTCCCAGCTGAATGTATTTATGAGTCTCCAAAATGTAAGTATTAAATCTATTACTAAAATAGATTTTAACAAACAAATCAAGAAACACATTAACACAAACAATGAGTCTATGATTACTCAGGATTGAGATTGATCTACATAAGATCATCTTAATGATGTTGATTAAAGTCTTTATAACGGTACTTAAATAAAGACTCTAAAATTACATCTGGTCCTTGTCCtatataatcaaataatataaaatgccTCTACTTAGTGTCACCACACTGAAAGTTTGGATAAAActtttatattcaaaatatcgGTAGACCGCATTAATGATTACCAATTAAAGATCCATACTTTAATCAATTATGGACATTTTAAACATATTATCTATGATTTTAATCCTCATGTATATAACAATTTTATATACtaaaatcaaatcaactataatatatatGGATTTTATATAGATATCCATTTTTAAGCAAAATAGcataaaacaatcaaacaataaaataaataatttttttatttaaaattatcaaTCATTAACAAATATCTGTTTTATGGGCACATTTCCAACACCTTTATAGGTAGCATGAAATATTTCGTATCGTATATGAGAGATTctatattttgcatttgaatCACATAAGATGTATATTTACTAAAAATATCATACACAAAGAAAATCCATTATCAAATGAATACACTATAACTTGGATTGAAGAAATTAGAACGACTGTTACATTTGATAGATATTTTCAAATCTACGATTCAAATCCTTGACATATTCATAGTaacgaatttttttttcacaacatTGCCGTAAATACGTCCCTCATATCAAATCCTTACCTATATCAAATTCATTTATCGAAATTAAATCAATTGATCCAAAGGCAACCAACATagaatttgaaataaatataatcaataacatatctttaaaaaaaaactcggAGAGTTTTAATTCATTCAAgagaacaaaataaaaataaaaattcttgccCTGTTCAAAACTAACAAACAATCAGATTTTCATCTCACGTGTAATGCAATAAATTAGTTTTCCTCAATTTTGGGGGCAAAAATTGGCCAAATTCTATATAATTTTGTTCTTGGTGAAGAAGCGTCTCAAGTACCATACTTGGAAGACCGAAACAAAGATACACACACCGAGAGAAACCATGCTATACCATGTGACTCTCGCATTTGTTGCCTCGCTCATGTTCCTCAATGCCGCGTCCCTGTAAACAGGACGTATATCAAAAAGTTATAGATGATGATTGTAACAGAGTTACTCAAATCTTTTTAATTGCATAATTGTATAACAATTGAAACGTCATATTTTTTGCTCTTTCAAGAGCAATTATAGCCACATGTCGCCCcatcttaaaaaaaatattaaatttcatgtAAAATTGTTTGGAATGCCTCTATAGTTAACGCTAGGATGATTAAATAGAATTTTATACTTTATCATAATGTTTGGTATATACTATTACTAGATGAAGACAGATTTATAATAGATATATGCATTCCTATGTTTGGTTAACTTAACATTATAACGCAACTCGGAGCTCTAAAGGAGTGTTCGATTTCGTGGAGTAGGACGTTTGATCAATGTTCATGAATTTAATTCCCCCTACCAACACTTTTTGTGCAAGTTAGTCACACGTGGTTTGTCTAATATGGTTTTAAGGTTTGCAGGCTACTACGTTAGCACGATAGTTTATCCAATACGCACTGAAAGATAGCAGTTACAAATTCCAtcctcataaaaaaaataaataaaaagttggAAGAGTATAAAAGAATCCAGGTGGTAAATGGACTTTAAATTTTACCTTTCTTTAAGATAGATTAAATTTCCATGGATTAGTCTCACAGCTGCTTCAACCTTCATCAACTCAACTTCAATTTCCtacaaacaaaaataatttacaaataaacatataataaaGTGCCCATATACATATGTGCACACACATGAGTCAAATGCAGGCACAAACTTACTTGAAGATTTTCTCTCTTTGCAAATGTATCCCAATCTTTAGCAGCGATTCCCGTTTTCCAGTCGATGCCAACGGTCACGGTCACGGTCTTGCCTTCTTCATGATGATCACTATGCTCCGAGAAGCAAGCCAAGTAGGTGCCACTGTCACTTGTAGTGAAGGCGAACTGGCCGTACGTGACGTTTTCTTGGCGATGAAGTTCGACTCCACGCGGTGATGTAACCTACAAGATATATTATGCGACATCTAGTGAGCTATCTCGGTTTTGGTTCTCTCGACTAGAAGCAGGTCGGGTTAGCTACGAGTTACTGTCCAATCCGCATCATCAAATTGGCCGTTTCGGGTTCTACTCGATGTTGGCTGGTGTTTAGATATATTTAAACTTAGCTGATTAAAATGGTACATTCTTGTATTAGTGCACTTGCAAAATATTAGAAAGAATCAGCACTGATAAAACAGAAAGTGATTATTATGTAAAGTGACAGGTTACTCTACATGCCTAAGCTCCAATGCTCGTTTGGGAGACAAAAAGCATTGAGAGACTTGTGGTTTTCAAGTGAGATGTTCGCCATAATATCTCGTACAAAAGTTGGACTGGAAAAAAACTCGTGGTGTAGCACAGAATCACGCTATGAATATCATCATCATGCCGGTCTGCCCCAAGCCTCATTCACTTTGAACCACCCCTAGTTCGGATTGAGTCGAAAACCATAGCACAGGCAGAAGGGCTAAGTCACAAATTAACTAGATAGTCATGCTCGCACAATTTATACATACAAATTAAGATTTGCTTTTATACTGATATAGCTATACCCATATTTTGCCCACTTAAAAATACAAGAAATCATCTCTTGTACTTGAACTATATTCCTAAACTTGTACTCTTATTAAATTGTCCATCTAAATTACATTCTAATCCATCACTAAACAACTAGCTATGAAGATCACGATCAAACAAAAAAGGTATTACAACTTATTTTAGTCATTTTCGTTACGCGACCAAACATCGTCATCCAGATCTTGACATAAACATGAAAAGATGGCAAAGTTAGTGTAGATTCTAACAGTGACAGAGATGGTGGGTAAAACAGGCGAATTCCCATCTGCTTGCTGGCCGATGAATGCGTAGTAATCCCCGACGACAATGTCGCCGGGACGCAGATCCTCCGACACGCACTTTGTACCTGAACTAGGCAAGTCCAACCATACCCCGTGCACCACCCGCAACGTCGTTGCCGCCAATAGCACCACCACGGCCCGCAAAACGTGCACCGGAGAGGAATTCATGCTTACTTACGTCAACTATACACGCATACGTGTGTGTGAGAGGggactcttttttttttttttttgatggtGAGAGGGGACCTTTTGACGAAGCTAGGATTCTTGATACGTATGCTTCAAGGGAACCGCGAAAATGGAATTCCACACACGATGAtatgtcttttttttttatgtttcaaatttaaatagattgggaaaataaatttaaatacaaAATCTCTTGTGAGATATTGGCgtaaattttgtaaaaaaaaaaaaacatatctgAGTTGAGTTCCTCGTGATAATGTACTATTTTTTATGCGGCTCCGCGTGGATATAATTATTATTGTTCAGAGAGAAAGGAGCACCACAAACATCAAATTcggttcttttatgtttatatggtaATTCATATGGTAGTTAGGATGAATTTTAAGTTCATCCAATAATGTGGTGATTTAGAATCATTTTTAATCCATCTAAGTACTGTGTAAATAATtaagttataaatttaatttgagatttctttatgtttcattgttaacactaaaattataatcgaaatccATAGATTTGAAATACTTCAATCCAAACGCAACTAAAAATATTGCTATTTTTTGGAAATATATATGAGTATGTTTGACCTGTACTCTAATTTAAAATTATCATCGGTAATCTTGAAATATATTGTAAAAGAAGAAAAATGATCTAGAGAGGGTGGATTGATCCTAGTGGATTTTTAGAAATTAAGTAAAAAAACTTTGTTTTATGAATCGTATAGTTGATTAAGATTTCGATAAGTCAGCAATCGAAATTTAATAAGCTGTAACGCCAAGAAAACTAATTTTGAAGTTacagtataattttttttttaatataaaacaaaaatatccgtataaaattactaaaactaaaaatatttcatcatgaaatcgaaaaaatatcatataagttattttaataaattatttttgtttatctATAACTATGCTAtctcaataaaatatatatcccTTTATCTTTTCAATTATCATATCACCTctaacataatatatatatatatatatatatatatatatatatataagactttttgaaaaattatctGTTTTGAATATATGATCTCTAGCCAGACAGGAGAGATATAAAGCGGGAAGGGTGAGTGACGAAACATCATCAGTCAAACTCGTTATCCATTGCTTGCTTGACCAATGGCGGAGctagaaatttaattttacccGGGCTATAATATTTACTTCTATTGGTGTAAATTTTGAAAATGTGTATACTCTATAtcagtttttttttcttcctaAAAGTCTCCTTTTTGGGTTGTGCTGAACTCCTTTTGTTTTAAATATAACTGGATCATCGAATTCATGCATAGTTCGTTGTAATGGTCATGATGATTATCATTTCAATTCTAATATAATTTCACGAAACGATTGTCACATggatttttaaaataacttaaaaaattagttaaagattgaaaaaatatatagagtacattaataataaaatataatatacatgaatcataaaaaattaatacattaaTATATAGTGTCTtacaaaatacataatatattcTTCTCTACTATATATcatctaaaaatattaaaagttGATGTCcacattctttaaataaaaacattcaaaattaattttaaataaaatcatacatGTAAATAAATCaagggaaaattgcatatatcacccttgtgaaattttgtgttagctaataaccccctgtgaaaatttttaagctaataaccccctgtgattctatatttgtagcatacacacccttttcagctaaaaaatgacgaaaatacccctacataaaataaatgataaattaaatagttcataaaagtcaagggcattttcgtcattttttagccagaaggggtgtgtatgctacaaatctagaatcacagggggttattagcttaaaattttttcacaggggttattagctaacacgggatttcacaagggtgatatatgcaatttaccCATAAATCAATGTTTTTTAGAAGAAAACTTAGTAAAGATAAATTTAGTCAAATATTACAATTATGAactaaaaaattgaaataaaataattatgtataaaaatataatataatgattttagttatttattaaaattaaaataattatttcaatttttatcTATCAAATCATAAAACGAGcactaattattttctaaataatAACCATTTTTCAACATTAGAttgataaaaatttaatataaaccAGGGATAAAAGCACACGCAGTTGCGCGtgtgatataatatatgatattttatgattttttatttatgaaataatatattatttagtagTTGAAAATGAGTTATTGGaaagataatataaatttaatttaatatactaCTATATTTAAAAAGGTAGTAGAGAAAAAAGTGGAGAAAATGTGgataaaagactaaaattggAAGATATTTTTTGTGTGTCATGACAGTTATTCAAAGGCCTTCAATCTTTATATAATAGTATTGATAGGATAGACAAAACAAAAgggaagggaaaaaaaaaaaaaaagaaaagattttTGTATCAGATTAAGTTATTTGTTGATcctatttaattaataacaaaaaaaaaaaatgaaacaaaaaaaaaacgagtCGGCTCATTTATTCTCTTTCACCCATCATTAATTTCTCTTTTATCACTCATACACATCCAGGGGCGGAACCAGAATCACGCAAGAGGAGGGCCAATGAAAAAGAACTGAAAGCGTAAACAtgatagattttttatttttttttaaaaaaaaaatagagatattattagaaatgaaaaaaaaaaaacaagaaaggaGGGTAAGCTCAAACCTCTCTCAAGatctaaataattaaataagtaTCGAGTGAGTTCTAATATAATAAAGTTGTCGAACATGATCAAAATGCTCAAAttggatttttaattgcagcatCTCATGTTCTGCAAAGTTTTTTGGATAAAACTTAGTAGATAAAACGAGATTCATTGCATTCAATTTTCTGCTAGTTTATTTAACGCTATCTATTATATCTTTATCAATTAAATTACATTATGATTCATGAATATAGTAAAAATACATTGTTATCCACAAATATTTTCGACCAATTATTCAACATATAGAAATAGtcaaacaaaaataatcaaaaacgcAAAAATTAACAAtgctaattttattttttacaataaattttagtatttcTAACATTGATATCGAATGTGTTGTCCCATAATTAAATGAAACAAAGatttaaaacaagaaaaaaaataaatagaagaattaagaaatatatGCTCTCaagaaaccaaaacctaattttttgagaaaaataatttaaaatacacgatatgaaaaaaaaatacacaaaaaaaatctgaaatcatttACGAAATGcccttaaatattttttttaaggcaAAACGACCTTAAATATTAATTGGGTGTTGTGTGTCACTGTGTTGGTCGTCCACTCGGAAGAGTCgaatagaaaaaataaatcaaatatcccaTAGAAAAAGAGTTTGATCGCcacttaaaataaattactttattttatttgagaagccaatttattatatattaaaaaaatagagCACAAcccattaaaatttattaaaaagaaTACCAACCaaaaccaatatatatatatatacactaaaatttttttttttggtggggGGCCACGGCCCCCCTGAGGCACTACTATGTGCCTCCGCCCCTGTACACATCGATCATTATCCCTCTACCTATACAAATAGCAAATGTGAACCAAAAGAAAACTCATTTTCTTTATCACACTATATTTTATGGGTTGCCATGGACTTTTTTTAGTTTTGAAATTGAGTCACGAGCTATTAATAAATTATACTcatactttatttatttatttcttttcatTAGCCCACTTTGTTTTATTGATTAAGCtgaaatctttttatttttgaaatcgaGTCACCGGGCTATTAATAAATTTGACTCAAATTTAATatgtattaatatataaaaaaatttaatttttttgtcacCCGGGCTACAGCCCAGGTGGCATTGGCTTTGCTTCCGCCCTTGTGCTTGACGGAACAATTTGTACAATAAAAGTATCGGTAGTATGTATTTTGTACAATAAAAGTATAGATGATGGACAAAAACTTTGCATCGTGATTTTACATTGTCCAAAACTATGTATTATTtgcattaattttatgggcatTATTGGAAAAAAAAGTGTAAAATTTAAGGTTAATTGGGATATTGAATTTGTGAAAGTTAATATAttccttattcatttaattgatgtatttatttttttaactcgCCAAACACAATATTTAAAAGATAATGTGTTTTTAATCTATTATTTTTACCAATAAAAGTGTTAATTATAGAATGACAgtttttcattgtgaattttctTCCTTGTCCTTCAATTTTGTATTGTATATGCCCTTAAACtggagtttttttatttttaatttaaaattttaaacattatTAAAACTAATGTGTGTCAATCATTACAAAAATACTGCAATTCGCTGTTGCTGAGAGTGGACGATGCAAAATTTGCTGCGTTCGCTCTTGCTGGCAGCGTCCCAGCATCAACGTGCATGGGGACTTGCAATTTGCACGTCCCCATGTGCTcccctttttatttttattttttggtttttaaatttattatataattaattatattttgcaaaataattatttatttagtattatttattattagtatgataattttttctcaaaaatttgaattttaattctaattttcGAATTTATGATCGGGTTGAATAATTattaagaaaacaaaaaaaaatttatggttaaaaaaattagttgattaaataaatttttttgatcagatataattataaaaaaattagttaatctaaataaacatattttcattaaatttattttattttttaaatgtaaATCATATTTTTAACTTAAATTTTGGGTAAcaaagttatatatttattttaattggttTGAACTTGTGGATGTCCCTTGGTTCTGTGGATAAATGTAAAGGAGTTAATTCAGATTTATTTAAGCTCAATTGATGCAAAAATGCTATTAGAAAATTTTTCAACCCAAACTCGAGACGAAACGAAATCATCTCGAAAAATATTAAACTCCAAcagtttatttttttagtttttttaataaattataaaattaataatattttttaaaaccattatttatttattattgatataataatttttttttatcaaaactctaaattttaattctaatttttgaatttgacgGCATCGAAAAATTATTAAgagacaaaaataaaaaaatttaagattaaaaaaattcaattgattaaataaatttatttgtgatatgttatatttatagaaaaattagttaaattaaataaacatatttcgataaatttattttataacatattttttaatataaattttatttcttgtatTAATAATTTGTTAACTGAGTTATTGACTTATTTTAATCCGTTTGGATCTCTGCAAGTCCTTCAGTTCTATGGATAGACCTAGATGATTAATTCTGATATATTCGGGTCGGTTAGATTTCATATTTTTTGAGATGATTTTGTTTCGTCTCGAGTTCGGGTTGAGAAATTTTTTAATAGAATTtttgaaacgacccaaacattctaaaataacatatgcggaattttttttttattaatactaagtaaaatagatgtacatacatgcccatacatataagcacagaataaacagatttaaaaataacataaataaaatgcaacatttttacttaaataactgagtcaaacttaaataaaatattgtcaaacaatccacttaaaattttgcatgcaataaaaattatttaataaaaatagtactaaaattcaccactggaaagacataaaagaaataaataagaaacagagtttaaaaattcttaaaaatgttCATAAGGACTCAGCcaacggtcacgggggatcactgcatgtccgctcatacgtcctcaccaccggtaggaactacatcttcctctacgtactcacatgcaccatataagtgtagtgagcctagagacccaacatgctaacataacaagggtttaaaataatttaaataactgaaatactaatacataacatatacatgaatgagcatgcttaaaaattatgaattataacttaaaatcttacttaaacttgatcttaaatataatcatatattacatacataaacattgttgagcataatatttttctaacatcgcatggtcatatccgtagtgtaaccttaaacttaaaagttcgactgatcagtctcttaaaaccaacgtacgcggcggtgacgaatcacctcttactggtagtaaactacccttaaattgacagtaaaatGCCCTTAATATGTGGggacttgtcccccttaaattgtcacactacttcaacttccaacataaaaattattttctagctcaaccttaaacattaaatcatgccataaaattatttcatgaatgcatgtacttaaataaaatgtgtgtccttcatatatatttaatttaatttttatactaacatataaatactaaaacaacattcatgcataaaataattaaatatatatttaggacacatgcaatttctcatggtttgtgctggactgctggccctaacactcaagcccattttcttaaattctggctcattaatactgagactggcccattaacattctTAATCCCATTaatacatttctaagcccaataaatcaattaaagcccattagcacatgcttggcccaataacaacttaatctggcccaatgggcccaaaagcccaaagactagcccaataacttccatgggcccccaagcccataaaaattattggactaacttaattaaatttatttaagcccaataataattaaatttaacccaaataattaaatggaacccaattaaatttttggatttaattaagcccatttaacacttaattaaacttaaaacttaaaaataaaaatacccgagcccgactcacttaacccggacccggacccactagacttgacccatgactactgaacccgacccggacccaacaacccgacccggatcccccaaaaccctaaacccgaacaCCCCCTCCCTTACCTtagctgcggccgtgagcagcagacCTTCTTGgtctgctgccggccagctccggccgcccctggccggagcgccgccgcccagacgtagcccacgtctgggcggtcctaacctgcccTGGCTCGGCCTCAGCCCTTCACCCTAGCCCAAGGCCGAACCCCCCTTCCAGAAACCCTAACCTGCACACCCCATGGTTTCTTCTTGCACCAGCTCGCCCAGGCCTCTACCTAGCCCATAACCGAGCAAGCCAAGCTAGCCTAAGGACCCCGACAAATCCCTTGACAGCCCTGACTAGCAGCCATGCA
Proteins encoded:
- the LOC140885129 gene encoding transmembrane emp24 domain-containing protein p24delta3-like; amino-acid sequence: MNSSPVHVLRAVVVLLAATTLRVVHGVWLDLPSSGTKCVSEDLRPGDIVVGDYYAFIGQQADGNSPVLPTISVTVTSPRGVELHRQENVTYGQFAFTTSDSGTYLACFSEHSDHHEEGKTVTVTVGIDWKTGIAAKDWDTFAKRENLQEIEVELMKVEAAVRLIHGNLIYLKERDAALRNMSEATNARVTWYSMVSLGVCIFVSVFQVWYLRRFFTKNKII